A region of the Phaeodactylum tricornutum CCAP 1055/1 chromosome 1, whole genome shotgun sequence genome:
GTAAAATCAGTGTTATTCCATACAGTACCGATACGGCGTCCATCCGTCCGTCCATCACCTAAGATAAAAAGAGGTGGTTGCTGACGTCGTGTTCATGGCTCTGACTGACAAATCTTTGGCGaccttttactgttaacagaACGACACTTGGGTAGCAGTGCTTCGTCGAATTTTCCCAGCGTCAATATTCCATGGAAAGTGCTGACCATGGGAACATTGCCAACAATGAAACGAAGCCTTATGTCGATAGCAATAGCTGTATCGGTTTTTAAAGGCTCGTATGCGTTTGTGAGAGACCTTCAACAAAAAACTCCGACAAGGTCGGCTCGCCTtcgttcgtcgtcggcattcGCGTCGCAAATTTCACGGTCGACAAATCTACAAAAGCCGGTGGGCACGCTGTACGGCATGTGGAGCCAGGATGAGGGATTACAAGGAAACGACCGATTTAAAGCGTGCGTTCCGTATTTTTTGCCTCTTTTGGACGGCGACCAGTTTGGCAAGTACATTTACGAGCGCATCCCTCCACTGGGCTTTCTGAACGACCTGTTCATAGGACCACTTGTCAACATTTACCATGGAATTCCTTTTTTGGGAGTGGGACTGTTCATATTATTGACGCTGGGTACAAGGTTTAATACGGATATGAGTCGAAACGTGCGTTTCAATGCACAACAAGCAGCCTTACTCGATGTGGCCCTCATTTTCCCTGAACTGATTGCAAGTGGCTTCCAAGAAGATCCGCTCCCACGTGCGCTGGTGGAACCATGCGCCAATTTCGTTTGGTATGTATACATGAGTGTGGTCGTCTACAGCGTCTACTGTAATCTGCGGGGCAAAAAACCAGATCAAGTACCATATTTAAGCGGATCAGCTGAAATGATGGTTGGACccttctgaagaagaattgggaAACGGATGGACTCCCAGTGGTCAAACCATAATTCTAGACCAGAGAGAAATGGTATCTATCAGCTTTGTCCTAGTCAATGTCTAGAAGCGGCTGGTAGGAGAGAGACCAAGTAATCTCTTGTTGAGCGAATTTAGACACAGAACGTCGAAGCCAGGTGCTTATCCCTTTCACTTGACATCTATGCACATTCTAGAACAAACTTACAGTCTCATAAGCAGCAATCGTGGCAGAACATTCCTTGGCCATCGATTCTCCGATCAAGTTGTACACGACTCCACTTTTTTTTCGCCTGCcttttgtcgtcgtttgggCATCGGGGGCTCGATCACTTCGGGATCGAAGCCGCACATGAGAGCTTCACGGGCAAGTATCTCGTTCTGCAATTCCAGTCCATATCTTTCCTGCTCTAGCTTTGACAGCAAACGCATCATGGCGTTCGATTCCTCTTTCAGGCGGGCCATTTCGCAAGCCAAATCGCTTGctttttcgtcgttggaTCTGATGCTTTCATTTGCTTTTGTCATCGTTGCCCAGTAAACCTTTGAGAAGCTCGCTCGTTTTGGAAGATGCGTCAACTATCATGTGAGGTAAATACCACACAAATAACTCGCTATAGCCCAACGACCAAAATTCCATCTCCGAACAACGTCCGGCATTTGCAGTTCTGCGCGTaacctaactgtaaatggcGAAACAAACTTGCAAAAAAGACTACGAAAAGGTTAAGGTCTAGAGAAATTTCTCTAACAATCTGCTGCACTATGTTCGGAAAATTCTACCAtgattttactgttagatgTAAGAATAAGCTCTACCGGCCCCTTCCTTACTACTGGGACCTATAATACACGCTAACAAAACACAACT
Encoded here:
- a CDS encoding predicted protein, which translates into the protein MGTLPTMKRSLMSIAIAVSVFKGSYAFVRDLQQKTPTRSARLRSSSAFASQISRSTNLQKPVGTLYGMWSQDEGLQGNDRFKACVPYFLPLLDGDQFGKYIYERIPPLGFLNDLFIGPLVNIYHGIPFLGVGLFILLTLGTRFNTDMSRNVRFNAQQAALLDVALIFPELIASGFQEDPLPRALVEPCANFVCLISSNRGRTFLGHRFSDQVVHDSTFFSPAFCRRLGIGGSITSGSKPHMRASRASISFCNSSPYLSCSSFDSKRIMAFDSSFRRAISQAKSLAFSSLDLMLSFAFVIVAQ